One part of the Phaenicophaeus curvirostris isolate KB17595 chromosome 2, BPBGC_Pcur_1.0, whole genome shotgun sequence genome encodes these proteins:
- the ID2 gene encoding DNA-binding protein inhibitor ID-2 has translation MKAFSPVRSARKNGLSEHPLGISRSKTPVDDPMSLLYNMNDCYSKLKELVPSIPQNKKVSKMEILQHVIDYILDLQIALDSHPSIVSLHHQRPGQSPGARTPLTTLNTDISILSIQAAEFPSELLPGDPKALCG, from the exons ATGAAGGCGTTCAGCCCGGTGCGGTCGGCGAGGAAGAACGGTCTCTCGGAGCACCCGCTGGGCATCTCCCGCAGCAAGACGCCCGTGGACGACCCCATGAGCCTGCTGTACAACATGAACGACTGCTACTCgaagctgaaggagctggtgccCAGCATCCCGCAGAACAAGAAGGTCAGCAAGATGGAAATCCTGCAGCACGTCATCGACTACATCCTGGACCTGCAGATCGCGCTGGACTCGCACCCCAGCATCGTCAGCCTCCACCACCAGCGGCCCGGGCAGAGCCCCGGCGCCAGGACCCCGCTCACCACGCTCAACACGGACATCAGCATCCTCTCCATACAG GCGGCCGAATTCCCCTCGGAGCTGCTGCCGGGGGACCCCAAGGCGCTGTGCGGCTGA